GCAGGCCTGGTGGAACGACAGCCTGGCCCCGGCCGGGCAGGTCGGCATCCTGGTCAGCCTGCACGACCAGCGCCTGTACGTGCTGCGCGATGGCGTGATGATCGGCGAGTCACCGTTGAAGGCCGACGCGCTGCCGGCCTTCCAGGGCACCACCCTGTTCGTGATGGGGCAGGGTTACAGCGACACCCCCAGCCCGCTGGACGCGAACCAGCGCCTGCACCAGTGGACGGCCTACCCGCTGCTGGGCCAGGACCGGGCCCAGGCCACCCCGGACCTGCTGGCCACGCCCTCGCTGCCGATGGCGCTGCCGGCCGATTTCGCCCGCCAGCTGTACCAGGTGCTGGTGCCGGGCACGACCCTGCTGGTGACCTCGCTGCCGGCGGTCCGCCCAAGCCCGGCTGAATCCGGAATGCAGCCGGTCTTGGAATCCGAGCCGCCAGGGTCCACCCTCAAGGGCAACTGACGCCCTCGTTGTGCCCATGACTGCATCCCGCCTGTGCCGGCTGGCCGCGTTCGGCCTGCTGGCGACCTCGCCCAGCGCCCCGGCGCTGGCACAGACGCCCGCCCTCGCCACCTCTGCCGATGATCTCGCTGCCCTGCTGTCGCGCAGCGCGCCCAAGGCCGACCGCCACGTGCTGCAGCTGGCGGCACACGCCATGCGCTGCGCACTGCAACGGCCGGAGCTGGGCATCAACGGTGATCGCCTCAGCGTGATCGACTACTCGCGGCCCTCCACCGAGCCGCGGCTGTGGGTGTTCGACCTGGCCCACCAGCGCCTGTTGTTCGAGGAATGGGTGGCGCATGGCCGCAACAGCGGCGAGAACCGCACCGAGCACTTCTCCAACCGCGACGGCAGTTTCATGTCCAGCCTCGGCGCGTTCACCGCGCAGGAAACCTACATGGGCGGCAACGGTTATTCGCTGCGCCTCGCGGGGCTGGAACCGGGCTTCAACGACCGGGCGCGGGAACGGGCCATCGTCATCCATGGCGCGCCGTACGTGAATCCGGCGACCGCGCAGCTGCAGGGACGGCTCGGCCGCAGCCTGGGCTGCCCGGCGGTGCGCCTGTCGGTGGCCAAGCCACTCATCGACGCGTTGCGTGGCGGCACGATGGTGTTCGCCTATTACCCCGACCAGGACTGGCTGAAGCACTCGCAGCTGCTGGGCGGCGAGTGTGGTGGCCAGGGCACGCTCGCTACGCGGTGATGCACGGCGGCGCGCGGCATGATGCAATGCGCCGATGAACATCGACTCCCTGCTGCACACTCCGAGCCAGGTCATTTCCAGCCTGGACTATCGTCGCGAACGCTGGCGGAATGGGCTTGGCTGGACCCGCGAGATCCTGCGCCTGCCCGCGCAGGGCGATGACTGGGCGCTGCGCCTGTCGGTGGCCGAGATCGAGCAGGATGCCGCGTTCTCCGCCTTCCCCGGCGTGGAGCGCGAGCTGGTGCTGCTGCAGGGCAATGGCGTGCGCCTGCGCTTCGAAGATGGCCGCGTGGCGGAAGTGCTGCCACCGCATGGACGGGTGCGCTTTGCGGGTGAGGAAACGTTGCATGGCGAACTGGTGAACGGCACCACCCATGACTTCAACCTGATGTGGAAGCGCGGGCTGCTGCAGGCCGAACTGCTGCACCGGCCGTTGGTGGGGTCGATGTTCTTCTTCTGCGAACCGGGTGTTGCCTGGGCGCTGCACCTGTTGGCCGGTCATCTCGAATTTGGTGCCGACAGCGGCTTGTCGCCGATGCAGGCCGGCGATACCGCGTGGTTGGCAGCCGGTGAGCGGCAGCGGCATGCGGTGCAGGGCGGTGGCGAGTTGTTGGCGATTCGGGTAACGAGCGCCGGGTAGCACCGGGCCATGCCCGGCGTCATGGTGCGAACCAAGGTTCGCACCCGCCAGAGAGCATTTGTGGTTGGGTCAGAGCCCTTTTCTGCGGAAAGGGATCCGACCCCGAGGGTTCGTTCAATACACATCCCGTCGATAACGACCGGCCAGCAGCAACGCTTCCTTGCCGTCCGCTCCCAGCACCTGCTCGATCACGGCATCCACGGCCGGGGCCATGCCCTGCAGGCTGCCGCAGACCAGGATCGTCGCGCCTTCATCCACCCACTGCCGCAGTGTTGCTGCTTCGGCCAGCAGCCGGTCCTGCACATAGCGATGCGCACCGCCATCGCGGCTGAACACGGCATCCAACCGCGCCAGTGAGCCGTCGGCCAGCATCGCCCGCAGTTCCTCACCGAAGTGGAAATCATGCGCAGCGGTGCGCTCACCGAACAGCAGCCAGGTACGGCGCGCACCACTGAAGGCGCGCTCGTGCAGGTGCGCGCGCAGGCCGGCGATGCCGGTGCCGTTGCCGATCAACAGCAACGGCATGTCGGCGGCCACGCCACGGAAGTTGTCGTTGCGGCGCAGGCGCAGCTGCACCGGCTCGCCGATGACCGCGTGATCGCACAGCCAGCCACTACCGATGCCAGGCGTGCCGTCCGCGCGCAGCTGGCGACGCAGCAGCAGTTCCACCGCGCCGTCGGTCATCACCGAGGCGATCGAGTACTCGCGATGGGGCAGTGGTTGCAGGGTCGCCAGCAATGCGGGCAGATCACCCGGGGGAACCAATGAGGGCAGGTGTGAGCGCGCGACGCGTGCCAGCAGCGTCTGCCCGTCATCCAGCACGGTATCCGCATTGAACCCCTGCGCGTCCAGCCACGCACGCGCGCTGTCCCGTGCGTGTTGTGGTCCGATCTCCGCAATGTCACCGGCCTGCCACTGCACGTTGTGGCCTGCCGGTGGCTGCAGGCGCAGCCAGTACACCGCGCCGCCCGGGCTGCCGGGATTCAGATGCGTGCGTTGCAGCAGCGTCCACGGCTGGTACTCGGCCGGGCTCCAGTCGGGCAGCTCGCTGGCGCCGCCGCCGAGCTGGCCCAGCAACTGCTGCCAATGGCGCAGTGCGGCCGGATCGGCGTTGTCGACTTCGATCGCATCGAACAGCGGATGCGCACCGTGCTGGCGCAGCCACTGGTCGAGCTGGTGGCCGAATCCGCAGAAGTGGCCGTAACTGCGGTCGCCCAGTGCGAGCACGCCGTAGTGCAGGTGCTGCAGCGCAGGCGGTGAGGCCATCACCCCGCGCAGGAACGGCAGCGCATGATCGGGTGGGTCGCCTTCGCCCGTGGTACTGGCGATGAACAATGCACGCTGGCTGCCGGCCAGCAAGGTGGCATCGACCTCATGCAGGCCGCGCACGCGCACCGGCACGTCGGTACCACGCAATGCCTCGGCACTGCGTTCGGCCAGTTCGCGGGCGAAGCCGGTCTGGCTGGACCAGACCAGCAGGATCGGTGCGACGTCGCCAGAAGCAGCATCGTCGCGCGGTCGCCCACGCCACCACAGTGCAGCGCAGGCAAGCGCATACAGCGCCGTGGCGATCACCGCGATCTGCGACTGCCGTGCCGGTGGGGCGCCCTGCCACCAGGCGTCGCCCAGATGCAGGCGCAGCAGCGCCCAGCCGATCACTGCCAGCAGCAGCAGGACCAGCGCGTTGCCGAGCCAGGCGCGCGATGGGCGTGCGCTCATGCGTCCTGCCCGTCGAGCAGGCGCTGGAAGGCGCTGCTGAGGAATTCGCGGGGGCCTTCGGCGGCCCGTTGCAGGTAACGCACGGCCAGTCCTTCGCGTTCGGCCAGCGCCATGCCCTGTTCGTGGCCGAGTACGGTCAGTGCGGTGGCCCAGGCATCAGCATGCATCGCGTCGTCGGCGACCACCGTCACCGCCGCTGCAACCTGGCGAACCGGCCTGCCGCTGCGCGGGTCGAGGCTGTGGCTGTAGGCCTCGCCATCGGCTTGGTACTGGTGCCAGCGATCGCCCGATGTGGCGACCGCCTTGCCGTCCAGCGCCAGCACCCGCGGTGGTGTTCCGGTGTGCGCGTCTTCTTCGGGTGCGGATTCCACCAGCACGCGCCACGGCTGGCCGTCGGGCTTGCGGCCGTAGCCGGCCAGTTCGCCACCGACCTCGATCAGTGCAGCAGCGATGCGCTGATCGCGCAGCCAGGCGGCCACGTGATCGACGCCGAACCCCTTGGCGATCGCCGACAGATCCAGTACCAGTCCACCCGGCTGCAGCAGTGCGTCGCCCTGCCATTGCAGGCGCTGCCAACCACAGCGCTCGCGCGTGGCCTGCAGCGTAGCGGCGTCGGGCTGGCGGCGGTCACCGGCATGTGCACCAAAACCCCACAGTGCCACCAGCGGACCGATGGTGGGATCGAACGCACCGTCGCTGGCGGCAGCGATGGCCTGGGCGCAGGCCACGACCGTGCGGGTCTCGTTCGGCAGGGTGCACCACTGGCCGGCATCGGCGCTGTTGTAGCGGCTGAGGTTCGAGCGGGTTTCCCAGGTACTCATCTGCGCGACCACCTCGTCCAGGCGCGCCTGGATGCCGGCGTGCAGCGGGTGCAGGTCGCGCTGGCGCGGCGCGACCAGCGACACGCTCCAGGTGGTGCCCATGGTGGTGCCGCCGAGGCGGGCGATGTCGAGCAGGGAATCGGTCATGGTGATGCGTTGCGGCGGCGACGCCGGGGCGCGCCCGGCATCGCGGTCCACATTACTGCGGCAGCACTTCCAGCGTGGCCACGTAGCTCAGGCGACGCTTGGCGGCCTGCTTCACCGAGGTCTTGCTGTCTTCGGTGCCGGTTTCCAGCCAGTACATGCCGGCTTCCGGCCAGGTCACCTTGATTTCGCCCTTGGCATCGCTGGTCAGCTTCAGCTCGTCCTGCGCGTTGCGGTAGCGGGTGGCGCCACGCACGATCTCGAATGCCAGGCCGGCGGTCGGCTTGCCATCGACCAGCACGCGGAAGGTGGCTTCCTCGCCGGCGAACAGGTCGTTCGGGTGGCCGACGGCAATCAGCTCGATGCCATGGTTGGTGGGCTTCAGCGCGGTATCGTTCGGCGCACCGTTGGTGACGAAGGTCTCCACGCGGCCCACCGACTGGCTCACTTCCAGGTTCTTCGCATCCTTGGGCAGTTCGCCGAAGGTGGCGGCGGTACCGCGCCAGCGCTTGCGCTCGCCGTTCTGTTCGTAGGTGGCGAACAGGCCGTCGTTGACCGAGGCGATGCGGTAGGTGCCCGGCTGCTTCAGTTCGAGGTCGAACACGCTGCGGTACTTGCCGGTGGCTGCGTTCTGCGGCTGCACGCTGCTGCCGTCCGGGGCGGTGATCACCAGCGATTCTAGGCGCAGCGGCATGTGGTTGAAATAGAACAGGTCGTTGGAAACCGCACCGTCAACGGTGATCCACGGCGCGTTGCCGGCGATCACGGTCTGCGAGGGCAGCAGCCAGGCCTTGTGGGCCAGGGCGGAGAAGGGAAGGGCAGCGGCCAGGGCGGCGGCGAGGACGAGCGTGCGCTTCATGCGGAAGACTCCAGGGGCGTTGGGTGGATGGGGTCAGAGCCCTTACTGCGAAGGGGTTCTGACCCCGGAACAGACGGTCAGGGCTTGACGGCGAGGGTGACCTGGCCCAGTTCGGTGGCGCCCTGCGCCTTGCCGTTCTGCGCGGCGGTGGCCGGCCAGGTGAAGGGGATCTTCAGCAGTTCGCGGCCACCGACTTCGCGCACCGCTTCCACCACCAGGGTGTAGTTGCCCGGGGCCAGCTGCTTCAGCGCCGGCTGCTTGTCGTTGAACGACAGCGCGTGCTTGCCGGCCGGGCGGGTCGGGCCGGTCACGCCGTCCACCGGCACCTGCAGAGTGCGGCCGCTCTTGCGCCACCACTGGCGCAGGTCGGGCAGCCACTTGGTGCCATGGCCTTCGCTGTTGCTGGTCTGCTGGTACCAGACCGACAGGTTGGCCGCGACCTTCTGGTCGGCGCCTTCCAGCCACACGGCCACGTACGGGCGGTGGTACTCGGCCACGTTGAGCTTGGGCACTTCGACGTTGATGTCGAGGGTGGTGGCATAGGCCGGCGAGGTGGCCAGCAGGCCGCTGAGGGCGATGGTCAGGGTGACGCGCATGGGGCGGCTCCGGAAACGAGGGAAAGTCAGTGAATCAGCAGCAGGGCGATCAGCAGCGGGATCATCAGGCCGAGGCCGACCAGCGGCCAGGTCATGCGCCGCTGCCGCGCATGCAGGTGCAGCAGGAACAGGCCGGTGATGCAGAACACCAGGCAGGCCACGGCGAACAGGTCCAGGAACCAGCCCCACGCCGGGCCGGCATTGCGGCCCTTGTGCAGGTCGTTGAGGTAGGAGACCACGCCGCGCGAGGTCGATTCGTACTCCACCGCGCCGGTTTCGCGGTCGATGCTCAGCCAGGCGTCGCCACCGGGGTGCGGCAGCGACAGGTAGATCTCCTCGGCCGACCACTCGGCCGGGCGCCCACCGATGGCGATGCCCAGCTGCGTATCCAGCCATTGCCGGGCCGGGCGCGGAATCGGCGCGTTGCCGTCCTCGCGCGTGCCCAGCTGGCCCAGCAGCGCGGCCGGCAGTTCCAGATGCTGGTTCTGCACCTGGGGTTTGGCCTCGATCTTCGCGGCATGGTTGAGGGTCAGGCCGGTCACCGCGAACAGCAGCATGCCGATCAGGCAAACCGCGGAGCTGATCCAGTGCCACTGGTGCAGCGTCCGCAGCCAGAAGCCCCGGTTCTGTTGCTGCTGCACGGTGGAAGACGCGGGACGGCTCACGGCACGGTTCGGGGCGGACGGGGACTGCCCATTACATCATTGATGAGAATAGCTCGCAATTGCGTGTCGTTCTGTATCCCGGAGCAGGTATTTCGGGTTGCCGGGCAGCGGCCGGCACCATCGATCGCTGGATCCACGCCATGGGTGGAGCAGGGGCAGGGCGCGGCGATCAGAACGTCGCGTTCAACGAGATCCAGTAGCTGCGGCGCTGGTCCTTGGTCGCGTAGTCGTCCACGCAGTTGAACTCGCTCGGGCTGATCAGCAGGCACGACTGCGAGACGAAGTTCTTGTCGAACAGATTGTTGACCCGCGCATTGACCGTCAGCCACGGCGTTGCCTTCCAGCTGCCCCCCAGGTGGAAGAGGGTGTAGTCCTCGTAGTAACGGGTCTGGCTGGCGCCGTTGGCGTCGAGCAGGGTGTCGCGGTAGCGGTCGTAGCGGCCCTCGCCGATCAGCGACAGGCTGATGGCGTCGTTTAGCTGCCAGTTCAGGCTGGCATTGGCCATGTGCTTGGCCGGGGTGGTGCCGGCAATCGGCAGGCCTTTCTGCGCGCCGCTGGTCTGCTCGCTCCGGGTCCAGGTGTAGTTGCCGCGCAGCTGCAGGCTGTCGAGCAGGTCGACGTGCGCCGCCATTTCCACACCACGCGTTTCAACCTTGTCGATGTTCACGCTCTGGGTGAAGGTGCTGTAGCCCAGCGCCGCCCAGCCCGGGCCGATGTCCACGCAGTAACCGCTGCCGGCCGGCGCAACTTCGCAGTTCGGGAAGGTGCCGCCGCTGGCGATCTTGTCCTCGAACGTGTTGATGAAGCCGGTGACGTTGAAGCCCCAGCGCTGGCCTTCGTAGTAGGCGGCCAGCTCGTAGTTGGTGCTGGTTTCCGGCTTCAGGTTCGGCGAGCCCACCAGCGGCAGCACGCCCTGGCCACCAAAGCCGGTGATGCCCGGGAACAGCTGGTCCGGGCGCGGCGTCTTGTAACCGGTGCTGACGCCGCCCTTGAAGGTCCACGCATCGTTGGCGTTCCACACCAGGTAGCCGCGCGGGCTGAGATGGCTGCCGAAGATGTTGTGGTCGTCGTGGCGCAGGCCGAAGGTGGCCGTCAGGGTATCGGTCAGCGCCCAGTTGTCCTCGGCAAACAGCGCCCACATGCGGTGCTTCTGCCGGGTGTTGCTGCGATAGCCGGCGCCATCCATGCCGAACACGCCGTCGATCATGTCGGTGTCGTTGTACTGGCCGCCGACGGTCAGCGTGTGCGCGCCGAAGTCCAGATCCAGCATCGTGTCGAGCACGTATCCTTCCAGTTCCATGGTGCGCAGCGGACGCGGCAGGAACGACTGCAGGCGCGCCATTTCGCTGGGGTTGAGTGCGGTCAGCGCATTGCCACGGCCCGCCGCGCAGTTGTTGGCGGCACCGGTACGACGGCAGACGTCATTCCACAGCGTCTGCAGGTTGGCGCGCTCGTCCAGGGTCAGCGGCAGCGAGCGGCCGAGGTTGCTGCTCTTGCTGTGGGTCAGCGAGGTCTGCCAGGTGCCGAAGCTGTAGCGGCCCTGGTGTGTCAGCGAGAGCTGGTCGCGCTCGTAGCGCTGGTAGGCGGTGTAGCCCACGCGCGGCTGCACCACGCGGCGGGTGACCGTGCCGCTGCCGTTCGGGTTCGGGATGACCGCATTGCCGACGCGCCACAGGCTGGCCAGGCTGTCCAGGGTGCCGGTCTGGCCTTCGCTGTTGTCGTACTTCTGCCGCGAGACGTCGTAGTCCAGCCACAGCTCGTGGTCATCGTTGACGCGGAAGTCCAGGCGCACGCCGGTGTTCCAGTTGGTGTTGGCCACCGACTTGCCGCCGCCACCGAAGCCGATGCTGCGCTCCCACAGCGTGCCATCGGGCAGGGTCAGCGCATCCCATTCCGGGTTCGATGCCTTGGCATCGTAGTAGCTGCCGCGCACCGCCAGGCTCAGGCGATCCTTCAGCAGCGGGCCGCTGAGGTACAGGTCGGTGGTGCGTGCATCGCCGAACTGGTTGTCCTGCTGCACGGTGAAGCCCTGGGTGAGCGCGCCGTGCCAGCTGTCCTGGTTGCGGCGGGTGATGATGTTGATCACGCCGCCCATCGCGTCCGAGCCGTACAGGGTGGACATCGGGCCGCGCACCACTTCGATGCGTTCGATCGCGTCCAGCGGCGGCAGGTAGGCGAACTGGCCGCCGCCGAAGTTGTTCGGGTACAGCTGGCCGACATTGCTCTGGCGGCGGCCGTCGATCAGCACCAGGGTGTATTCGGACGGCAGGCCGCGCATCGAGATGGTGGCGCGGCCGTTCTTGTCGGTGGCCTCCAGGCCGACGTCGATGCCTTCGACGTCGCGCAGCGCGTCGACCAGGTTGGTGTACGGGCGCTTGCTCAGTTCCTCGCGGCTGACCACGCTGATGCTGGCCGGTGCATCGACCACCTTCTGTTCGAAGCCGGAGGCGGTGACCACCACCTTGTCCAGCGTCTGCGGGGCGTCGGCGATCTCCGCATGGGCGAGAGCAGGGGCCGCCATCGCCGCCAGCACGGCGCTGGTCAGCAGGGGGCGGGACAGGGACGAACGGACACGATGGCGCTGGGCCATGGCAGTTACCTCGAAAGATGCAGAGAGGTGCGATGCCGGGCGCGAAGGGCGCGGCATGCACGGAAAGCCCGGTCAGGGGCGGCAGGGATGAAGCAGGCAGCGGCGTGCGGGCGCGACCGCGCAGGCGGTCACGTCGGGCCGTGGATCAGGCGAGCGGCGGCGCCTGGCCGCGTTGCTGGCGACGCCCCGGCGCGTCGGCCCAGGGCGTGTCCGGAGCGGCCAGCGGCCAGTCCGGGCGCACGCCGGGCATGGCCGGCGTGGCGGGTACGAGTTCAAGTTCTGTACGCAGCCACTGGCTGGCCAGCAACAGCGGCGGCGGCGCCTTCTCGGCCGCTTTTGTCGGGGTGGAGGCGCAGCGGCGCAGTTTGGCCGGGGCCTCTTCCTGCAACGGGCCTTCGCCACCACGTTCTTCCAGCGGGACCTGCACGGCCATCGCTGTGGCCGGATGCGGCAACAGCGGCAGGGTGCCCAGCAGCAGCACCAGCATCGCCACCCACGCCAGCAGGCTGGCCAGCGCGGGACGCTGACCGCGCATGGCGGTACCCATCTTGCGATGGATCAGTGGGCGAGGGCGGAGCGGGCGCAGCAAGCAGGGGTCCCCGGGCGGTCGCCGGCAGCGGCCGGCATCAACGGGGCGTGATTGTAATGAGAGCTGTTAGCCGTTGCAAATGAGAATGATTGCCAAACGATCGCGGGACGGCCGCAACCGGCTCAGACCTCGCTCCAGCGCCGCAGCAGGTTGTGGTACACGCCGGTCAGCTGTAGCACCGCCTCAGCGTCGCCACCGGTCTGGCGCAGGCGCTCGATCGAGCCGTCCATTTCCCACAGCAGGCGCCGCTGCACGTCATCGCGGATCATGCTCTGCACCCAGAAGAACGAGGCCACGCGCGCGCCGTTGGTGACCGGCCGCACCTGGTGCAGGCTGCTGGACGGGTACACGATCAGGTCGCCGGCCGGCAGCTTCACTTCATGCTCGCCGTAGGTGTCGCTGATGATCAGCTCGCCGCCCTCGTACTCGTCCGGATCGGACAGGAACAGGGTGCAGGAGATGTCCGAGCGCAGCTGTTCGCCGTTGCCCAGGTTCATCACCGCGCCATCGACATGGAAGCCGTAGGTGCCACCGCCGGTGTAGCGGTTGAAGCGCGGCGGCAGGATCTTCAGGGGCAGCGCTGCAGCGAAGAACAGGGGGCTGCGGCTCAGTGCGGCCAGCACGTCCCGGCCCAGCTCCGCTTTCAGGGGCGAGGTATCCGCCAGCTGCTGGTTGTGCTTGACCATTGCACCCTGCGTACCGACGGTCTCGCGACCGTCGGTCCAGTCTGCAGCGTCGAGCCGCCTGCGTGCCTGCGCCACGTCCTGGGGTGAAAGCACGTCGGGAATGTGCAGCAGCATGGCGGTTCCTTTTGGGGCGCGGGGGAGCGTGGCTCCCCCGCGCAATGCATCAGAAGCGGATGTCCGCGCTGAGCAGGAAGGTGCGCGGGGCACCCGGGGTGTAACGGTAGCCGCTCTTGTTGATGCTGGCCACGTACTGCTTGTCGAACAGGTTGTAGCCGTTCAAGCGCAGCGAGATGTTCTCGTTGATCGCCCAGGACACGACAGCGTCGTACACCACGTAGGATTTGGTGAACGACGGGGTGCCCACCGCACCGTCGGTGCCGCGGTGCATGCCGGCGGCATAGCGCACGCCGCCGCCCACGGTGATGCCGTAGGGCAGGATGTAGCTGGTCCAGCCGGTGAACGTGTCGTCCGGGGTATAGGTCAGGTTGGTGGTGCCGTCGGCGGCCACCTTGGCACCTTCCTTCACTTCGGTGTCCAGATGGCTGTAACCGGCGCTGACCGACCAGTTGTCGGTGAGGCGGCCGACTGCGGAGAGCTCCACGCCCTTGACGCGCTTGCTGCCGGTCTGAGTCGGGTTGCCGGCATCATCCAGCACGGTGGTGTTGATTTCGTTGTCCACGTCGGTCTGGAACAGCGCCAGGTTCACCGCCAGCGCATCGTCCATGAAGCCCCACTTGCTGCCCACTTCGAAGGTCTTGGCCTTCTGCGGGTCCAGCTTCGGGTTGTCGGCGCTGCTGGCCGAGCTGCTCAGCTGGAAGTTGGCACCGCCCGGCGGCTGCTGGGAAATGGCGTAGTTGGCGTACAGGCTGACCGTGTCGCCGACCTTGTACAGTGCACCCAGCTTCCAGTTCAGCAGGGTGTCGCTGGCTTCCAGCGTCGGATTGCGCAGCACGGTACCGGTGGGGTTGCTGCCGCAGGCCGGGCCACCGCGGCCACCGCACACCGAAGCGCTGGCATATTCGGTCTTGAAGTGGTCGGCGCGCACGCCAGCGGTCAGCAGGAAGCTTTCACCGAAGGACAGGGTGTCGAACAGGTAGGCCGAGGAGGTGGTGGTCTTGCCGTGCGCATCGGCGCCGTTGTGCGCCCAGCTCAGGCCACTGACGTTCCAGTCCGGGTCGTACAGGTTGGCGGCGGGCCAGCTGGTACCGGCCGTAGCGGCCTGGCCGTAGCTGTCCAGTTCCTCACGGGTGAACTCCAGGCCGGCGCTCAGCGCGTGGCCGACCGCGCCGGTGGCGAAGTCCGCGCGCAGGTTCAGCTGATCGGTGAGGATAGTGTTGCGCTGGTCCTTGAAGGTCGGCAGGCTGCGCGCGATGGCGTAGCTGGAGAGGTCAGCCGGGTTGGTATAGGTGATGTTGCCGGTCGGTCGGCCACCCGCGCCGCGCACGCCGGTGCCCATGAAGGCGGTGAGCAGGTAGTCCTGTTCGGTGCGGCCCCAGCGCGCGGTGTTGGTCAGGCGCACGCTGTCGTTGAAATCGTGCTCGAAGCGGAACGTGGCCATCTTCGCGGTCACGTCATCGTGGTCGGCGCGGGTGCCGTAGAAGTTTTCCGGATCGATTGGGTGGCCGGCCAGCGCTTCCAGGGTCGGCTGCGGGGTCCAGCCTGGCAAGCCCAGAGTGGGAACGCCGCCATCGGGCACGTTGTCCTGCTTCACGTACAGCAGGTTGAGGTAGTAGCGCGTGGCAGTGCCCAGGCCAAAGGCCAGCGACGGTGCGATGCCCCAGCGCTTGTTCTGCACGTGGTCGCGGCCGGGCTGGTCGCTGTCCTGCCACATGCCGTTGATGCGCAGCGCGCTGGTGGCGCCCAGCGACTGGTTCCAGTCGGCCGTGGTGCGGCGCTGCTGGTCGCTGCCCAGCGAAATGCTGGCCGAAGTGGCGTCCTGCCGGTTGGCCTGCTTGCTGACCAGGTTGATTGCACCGGTCGGTGCCGAACGACCGTTGTCGGTGCCGGCCGGGCCCTTGGTCACTTCCACCTGTTCGATGTTGAACACATCGCGCGAGATCGAGCCCAGGTCGCGCACACCGTCCACGTACAGGCTGTTGGATGTGTCGAAGCCGCGCATGAACAGCGCGTCGCCGGTGGTGGTGTTGCCGTTCTCGCCGGCATAGAAGGTGCCCACGCCGGGGCTGTTGCGCAGCGCTTCGGTCAGCGTGGTGGCGCCCTGCTGGTTGAACAGGTCGCTGGTGATGACCTGGATGGTCTGCGGGGTGTCCTGCAGGCGCTGGGTGAACTTCGGCGAGGCCACCTTGTCAGCCTTGTAGCCGCGGGTAGCGTGCACATCGATCTTGTCCAGGGTGCGCGCGTTGTCGGCGGCTTCGGCGTAGGCCAGCATGGGCAGCGCCGCCAGGCCAAAGCCGGCGGCAAGACTGGCGGTGGCCAGCGGCAGGGTACGAAGCGGTGAAGCGTGCTTGCGGCTCTTGATCGGTTTCATGGGCGTCTGCAGAGAGGGAACAGGAAGGGGCGGCCGGCGCAGGCGGCGCGGCAGCAGGACATGGAGCGAAAAGGGGAACGTGCGGATACGACTGCGCAGCGCGCAGCAGAGCGTCAGGCCAGCAGCGCGGGCGGTGCCTGTGAGGGGGGCTGGCGTCGGTCCGGCCCGTGCACCGCGGGAGCCGGTGTCAGCGTCGCCGGAGCGTCCGCAGGGGCACTCTGTGGGAACTGCAGGCAGAGCCGTCGCAACACCGGTGGCTTGTCGCCGCGATTGCCATCAGGTTCGGACTCCGCGCGGTGCATCGCCTGTTCGTGCGGCAGTGCATGTGGCGGGGACGCGGGCGCGGCACCCTGGGCGTGCACCGTGGGCATCACGTCGGTTGCCGTACCACGTCCTTCGTGCAGTGCCGACCAGCCCAGCAGCAGCGTCAGCAACACGGCCACCAGCAGCGGCCACCCGTGGCGGGCGAGCTGGCACAACGCGGCGGT
This genomic interval from Stenotrophomonas sp. 57 contains the following:
- a CDS encoding FAD:protein FMN transferase — encoded protein: MTDSLLDIARLGGTTMGTTWSVSLVAPRQRDLHPLHAGIQARLDEVVAQMSTWETRSNLSRYNSADAGQWCTLPNETRTVVACAQAIAAASDGAFDPTIGPLVALWGFGAHAGDRRQPDAATLQATRERCGWQRLQWQGDALLQPGGLVLDLSAIAKGFGVDHVAAWLRDQRIAAALIEVGGELAGYGRKPDGQPWRVLVESAPEEDAHTGTPPRVLALDGKAVATSGDRWHQYQADGEAYSHSLDPRSGRPVRQVAAAVTVVADDAMHADAWATALTVLGHEQGMALAEREGLAVRYLQRAAEGPREFLSSAFQRLLDGQDA
- a CDS encoding HutD family protein, whose translation is MNIDSLLHTPSQVISSLDYRRERWRNGLGWTREILRLPAQGDDWALRLSVAEIEQDAAFSAFPGVERELVLLQGNGVRLRFEDGRVAEVLPPHGRVRFAGEETLHGELVNGTTHDFNLMWKRGLLQAELLHRPLVGSMFFFCEPGVAWALHLLAGHLEFGADSGLSPMQAGDTAWLAAGERQRHAVQGGGELLAIRVTSAG
- a CDS encoding sulfite reductase subunit alpha, which encodes MSARPSRAWLGNALVLLLLAVIGWALLRLHLGDAWWQGAPPARQSQIAVIATALYALACAALWWRGRPRDDAASGDVAPILLVWSSQTGFARELAERSAEALRGTDVPVRVRGLHEVDATLLAGSQRALFIASTTGEGDPPDHALPFLRGVMASPPALQHLHYGVLALGDRSYGHFCGFGHQLDQWLRQHGAHPLFDAIEVDNADPAALRHWQQLLGQLGGGASELPDWSPAEYQPWTLLQRTHLNPGSPGGAVYWLRLQPPAGHNVQWQAGDIAEIGPQHARDSARAWLDAQGFNADTVLDDGQTLLARVARSHLPSLVPPGDLPALLATLQPLPHREYSIASVMTDGAVELLLRRQLRADGTPGIGSGWLCDHAVIGEPVQLRLRRNDNFRGVAADMPLLLIGNGTGIAGLRAHLHERAFSGARRTWLLFGERTAAHDFHFGEELRAMLADGSLARLDAVFSRDGGAHRYVQDRLLAEAATLRQWVDEGATILVCGSLQGMAPAVDAVIEQVLGADGKEALLLAGRYRRDVY
- a CDS encoding DUF2271 domain-containing protein, with the protein product MRVTLTIALSGLLATSPAYATTLDINVEVPKLNVAEYHRPYVAVWLEGADQKVAANLSVWYQQTSNSEGHGTKWLPDLRQWWRKSGRTLQVPVDGVTGPTRPAGKHALSFNDKQPALKQLAPGNYTLVVEAVREVGGRELLKIPFTWPATAAQNGKAQGATELGQVTLAVKP
- a CDS encoding murein L,D-transpeptidase catalytic domain family protein, which codes for MTASRLCRLAAFGLLATSPSAPALAQTPALATSADDLAALLSRSAPKADRHVLQLAAHAMRCALQRPELGINGDRLSVIDYSRPSTEPRLWVFDLAHQRLLFEEWVAHGRNSGENRTEHFSNRDGSFMSSLGAFTAQETYMGGNGYSLRLAGLEPGFNDRARERAIVIHGAPYVNPATAQLQGRLGRSLGCPAVRLSVAKPLIDALRGGTMVFAYYPDQDWLKHSQLLGGECGGQGTLATR
- a CDS encoding DUF4198 domain-containing protein, with the translated sequence MKRTLVLAAALAAALPFSALAHKAWLLPSQTVIAGNAPWITVDGAVSNDLFYFNHMPLRLESLVITAPDGSSVQPQNAATGKYRSVFDLELKQPGTYRIASVNDGLFATYEQNGERKRWRGTAATFGELPKDAKNLEVSQSVGRVETFVTNGAPNDTALKPTNHGIELIAVGHPNDLFAGEEATFRVLVDGKPTAGLAFEIVRGATRYRNAQDELKLTSDAKGEIKVTWPEAGMYWLETGTEDSKTSVKQAAKRRLSYVATLEVLPQ
- a CDS encoding PepSY-associated TM helix domain-containing protein, which produces MSRPASSTVQQQQNRGFWLRTLHQWHWISSAVCLIGMLLFAVTGLTLNHAAKIEAKPQVQNQHLELPAALLGQLGTREDGNAPIPRPARQWLDTQLGIAIGGRPAEWSAEEIYLSLPHPGGDAWLSIDRETGAVEYESTSRGVVSYLNDLHKGRNAGPAWGWFLDLFAVACLVFCITGLFLLHLHARQRRMTWPLVGLGLMIPLLIALLLIH